The following are encoded together in the Humulus lupulus chromosome 5, drHumLupu1.1, whole genome shotgun sequence genome:
- the LOC133777638 gene encoding uncharacterized protein LOC133777638, with the protein MWSPTLLKHRPNRLVSCPQDRYHFYIWSWVDDCVHRFDSGLGKYDTMYTTDEMWNGIAVQYGTNDYRDLSRLSPTYREGPPPASSEDGGISWSPSSISGESSSNMDSDLDALIDNAGAKRSKRPRARGLTTSQPGKSSKRSRKTPPPPPPASSSAAASTGQTNVPTTIPPSQVVVPVVAPASQTDIAAVVESQPPVAGQMPSTQLAKRPSASRAQKLTISTHMDSYVVDNAAGPHGSTLISDVMSRIGQSYGNFEAPQWQCLTGTRDRTVLYEKSIEHTAAALAFTAQLNYELNNEVHTSRTLAQEERDLHLKANDDLKAVNTKLEAVVKEREEMAKELGKLKNELEDHVSCELNTFIKGLM; encoded by the exons atgtggtctcccactttattaaaacacaggcccaatagactagtctcgtgcccacaggatagatatcacttctatatatggagttgggtagatgactgtgtccataggtttgatagtgggctcgggaaatatgacacgATGTATACCacagacgagatgtggaatgggatagctgtgcagtatgggaccaatgactatagggacctttcgaggttatcgccaacttatagggaaggccctccccccgcctcttctgaagacgggggaatttcatggtccccaagctcgatctcgggggaaagttcca gcaacatggactccgacctcgacgccctcatcgacaatgcgggtgccaagaggagcaagcgccccagggcaaggggactgacaaccagtcagcctgggaaaagctccaagagatccaggaaaacgcctcctcctcccccgccggcttcgagctctgctgctgcgtcgactggccagactaacgtccccacgacgataccaccctcgcaggTCGTCGTCCctgtggtggcgccggcctcgcagactgATATCGCTGCCGTGgttgaatcccaacctcctgtggcgggtcaaatgccttctacccagctcgccaaaagaccttctgcttcccgagcccAGAAGCTAACtatttccacccatatggattcgtatgtggtggataatgctgccggtcctcacgggtctacgctgatctcggatgtaatgtcccggattggccagagctacggcaattttgaggctcctcagtggcagtgtctaactggcactcgggaccgcactgtcctgtacgagaagagtatcgagcacactgccgcg gctcttgctttcactgcccagcttaattacgagctgaacaacgaggtccatacgagcaggaccctcgcccaagaggagagggacctccaccttaaagCGAATGACGACCTGAAGGCAgtgaatactaagctcgaggcagtggttaaggagcgtgaggaaatggccaaggagctcggaaagctgaaaaatGAACTCGAGGA tcatgtctcaTGTGAACTAAACACTTTTATcaagggtttaatgtag